The following coding sequences are from one Apus apus isolate bApuApu2 chromosome 28, bApuApu2.pri.cur, whole genome shotgun sequence window:
- the LOC127395005 gene encoding keratin, type II cytoskeletal 1-like, producing MFLLVQVMEEKEEEVGGAGEGSGQAAVSRGIEEVQVNTSLLRPIQVEVDPEFQRVRSDEKEQIKDLNNKFASFIDKVQCLERQNQALMAKWELLQETARPEESRNINSFFQSYISSLQRQLEILQNQKEQLDPEAYNMLQLVEDYKKRFEDEINKRESKEEEFVELKKELDNAYMGKMEFDIRLEILKQELEFLSFLSLQELSQLQTVVGNTNVVLSMDNTRELNMDGIIEEVRQEYETIAQRSKAEIDDMYQGRYQDLQNMWVNQRVQLRNSYQEIQELTRQIQRLQSEIEIAKKRNAGLQETVQDAEQRGSLAVEDGQQKLQQLENALQQANNDLTSLLHDYQELLSAKLALDIEIAMYRSLLEEEETR from the exons ATGTTTCTCCTGGTGCAGGTtatggaggagaaggaagaggaggtgggag GGGCTGGAGAGGGCTCAGGGCAGGCTGCTGTCAGCAGAGGCATCGAGGAGGTCCAAGTCAACACCAGCCTGCTGAGGCCAATACAAGTAGAAGTTGACCCCGAGTTCCAGAGGGTGCGGTCAGATGAGAAGGAGCAGATTAAGGATCTTAACAACAAATTTGCATCATTCATCGATAAG GTTCAATGTCTCGAGCGGCAGAACCAGGCTCTGATGGCCAAATGGGAACTTCTGCAGGAAACTGCCCGACCAGAAGAGAGCAGGAACATCAACTCCTTCTTCCAGTCTTACatcagcagcctgcagaggcagctcGAGATTCTCCAGAACcagaaggagcagctggatCCAGAAGCCTACAATATGCTTCAGCTTGTTGAAGATTATAAAAAGAG ATTTGAGGATGAGATCAACAAGCGTGAGTCGAAAGAAGAGGAGTTTGTGGAGCTTAAAAAG GAGCTGGACAATGCCTACATGGGGAAAATGGAGTTTGACATTCGGTTGGAAATCCTGAAGCAGGAACTTGAGTTCCTCAG CTTTTTATCCTTGCAGGAGCTGTCTCAGCTGCAAACAGTAGTTGGCAACACCAATGTTGTTCTGTCCATGGACAACACCAGAGAGCTAAACATGGATGGCATAATTGAAGAAGTCAGGCAGGAGTATGAGACAATTGCTCAGAGAAGCAAAGCTGAAATAGATGACATGTACCAGGGCAGG TACCAGGACCTTCAGAACATGTGGGTGAATCAACGGGTGCAACTGAGGAACAGTTACCAGGAAATCCAGGAACTTACCAGACAGATCCAAAGACTACAATCAGAAATTGAAATTGCAAAGAAAAGG AATGCTGGCCTCCAAGAAACCGTCCAGGATGCTGAGCAGCGTGGGAGCCTGGCTGTTGAAGATGGCCAGCAAAAgcttcagcagctggaaaatgcCCTGCAGCAGGCCAACAATGATCTGACCAGCCTGCTTCATGACTATCAGGAGCTCCTGAGTGCAAAACTGGCCCTGGATATTGAAATTGCCATGTACAGATCTCTCCTTGAAGAGGAGGAGACCAGGTAG